Proteins encoded in a region of the Halostagnicola kamekurae genome:
- a CDS encoding IS6 family transposase, whose amino-acid sequence GVNRSRKAVHDWVQKANLQPASNASPDHVALDETVIRINGQQFWLYAAVDPETNEFLHLRLFTTTTTALTQRFLRELREKHDVEDAVFLVDHAHHLAAALQRAGLRFRSERHGNRNTVERVFREIKRRTSSFSNSFSHVDPATAETWLQAFAVWWNSRN is encoded by the coding sequence GGTGTCAACCGGTCACGGAAAGCCGTTCACGACTGGGTGCAGAAGGCAAATCTACAGCCCGCTAGCAACGCAAGTCCGGATCACGTTGCGCTCGACGAGACGGTGATCCGAATCAATGGCCAGCAGTTCTGGCTGTACGCCGCTGTCGATCCCGAGACGAACGAATTTCTGCATTTACGGCTGTTTACGACGACTACGACGGCATTGACGCAACGGTTTCTGCGAGAGCTTCGTGAGAAACACGACGTTGAGGACGCCGTGTTTCTCGTCGATCACGCACACCATCTAGCGGCTGCATTGCAACGAGCCGGGCTCCGATTTCGATCCGAACGACACGGAAATCGGAACACTGTCGAACGTGTCTTTAGAGAAATAAAACGGCGGACTTCTTCATTCAGCAATAGCTTTAGTCACGTCGATCCAGCGACCGCCGAAACGTGGCTACAAGCCTTTGCCGTCTGGTGGAATTCGCGTAACTAA